One region of Cobetia sp. cqz5-12 genomic DNA includes:
- a CDS encoding Bcr/CflA family multidrug efflux MFS transporter: MDKRQTRQLALLVAANTALAPLAIDAYLPALPAMAEDLATTVHHTELSLSIFLLGFSLGQLIFGPLSDRIGRKPVLLSGIFVFLLASLAITQVESLEGLYALRFLQALGGGASVVNSSAIVRDCFSGREAAKVLSTVAVIMMLAPLIAPAIGSLLLGMAGWWLIFAFLAAYAAFLLVVLPLRLPETRRKREADEPPASLLQVARDYASVLRHGPAMGYALTQAMGFGGMFAFITASPYVYMQHFGVTAAWYPVLFGANILFMFTANRLNVRLLSRLSPPRLLRIGIGIQLCAAILLVSALALGLDLLYVIAPLLMVFVGANGMVAPNAISSALEYFPRISATANALIGSMQFASGAVIGMLIAGLAMDSLWPMILGMLGTALVSNILLRVLAGRRALARHETPHD, translated from the coding sequence GTGGACAAGCGTCAAACCCGTCAGCTGGCCTTGCTGGTCGCGGCCAATACTGCCCTGGCTCCATTGGCCATCGATGCCTATCTGCCGGCACTGCCGGCCATGGCAGAAGACCTGGCGACCACGGTGCACCATACGGAGCTGTCGCTGTCGATCTTCCTGCTCGGCTTCTCGCTGGGGCAGCTGATCTTCGGCCCGCTGTCAGACCGTATCGGGCGCAAGCCGGTCCTGCTGTCAGGCATCTTCGTCTTCCTGCTGGCGAGTCTGGCCATCACCCAGGTCGAGAGCCTCGAGGGGCTCTATGCGCTGCGCTTCCTGCAGGCGCTGGGCGGCGGCGCCTCGGTGGTCAATTCCTCGGCGATCGTGCGCGATTGCTTCAGTGGCCGCGAGGCGGCCAAGGTGCTGTCCACCGTCGCGGTGATCATGATGCTGGCACCCTTGATCGCGCCTGCCATCGGCAGTCTTTTGCTGGGCATGGCGGGCTGGTGGCTGATCTTCGCCTTCCTGGCCGCCTATGCTGCCTTCCTGCTGGTGGTGCTGCCGCTGCGCTTGCCCGAGACCCGGCGCAAGCGCGAGGCGGACGAGCCGCCGGCCAGTCTCCTGCAGGTCGCGCGTGACTATGCCAGCGTGCTGCGTCACGGGCCGGCGATGGGCTATGCGCTGACGCAGGCGATGGGCTTCGGTGGCATGTTTGCCTTCATCACCGCGTCGCCCTACGTCTATATGCAACATTTCGGAGTGACAGCGGCCTGGTATCCGGTGCTGTTCGGCGCCAACATCCTGTTCATGTTCACCGCCAACCGACTCAACGTGCGTCTGCTGTCACGCCTGTCGCCACCGCGTCTGCTGCGCATCGGCATCGGTATCCAGCTGTGTGCCGCCATCCTGCTGGTGTCGGCGCTGGCACTGGGGCTGGACCTGCTCTACGTCATCGCGCCGCTGCTGATGGTGTTCGTCGGGGCCAACGGCATGGTGGCACCCAACGCGATCTCCTCGGCGCTGGAGTATTTCCCGCGCATCAGCGCCACGGCCAATGCGCTGATCGGCAGCATGCAGTTTGCCAGTGGCGCCGTGATCGGCATGCTGATCGCAGGCCTGGCGATGGATAGCCTGTGGCCGATGATCCTCGGCATGCTGGGCACGGCGCTGGTCAGCAATATTCTGCTGCGGGTGCTGGCAGGGCGCCGTGCCCTGGCGCGCCATGAGACGCCGCACGACTGA
- a CDS encoding MlaA family lipoprotein — translation MHTIKTSLPALLAMSLLAGCASTGDSEPNPQDPWEGFNRNVYTFNDTLDRYALKPVAQGYDYVTPELVQDGVGNFFSNLGEVRTMFNSVLQWKWANAGVSTGRLLLNSTVGIGGLFDPASELGWTVDEEDFGQTLAVWGAGQGPYLVLPLFGPSTVRDAAGMPVDYFADPVNYVEDDKVRYGLKALDLVDTRAGLLEQEKLIQGDRYSFIRDAYLQRRNFEINDGKLGDDPFASDSFDDADLDGAFAPEDDSQ, via the coding sequence ATGCACACGATCAAGACTTCCCTGCCGGCACTGCTGGCCATGTCTCTGCTGGCGGGTTGCGCCAGCACCGGAGACAGCGAGCCGAACCCTCAGGACCCATGGGAGGGCTTCAACCGTAACGTCTATACCTTCAATGACACCCTGGACCGCTATGCCCTCAAGCCGGTCGCGCAGGGCTATGACTATGTGACGCCGGAGCTGGTACAGGATGGCGTGGGCAACTTCTTCTCCAATCTGGGAGAGGTCCGCACCATGTTCAACTCGGTGTTGCAGTGGAAGTGGGCCAATGCCGGGGTCTCCACCGGCCGTCTGCTGCTCAACTCCACCGTCGGCATCGGCGGCCTGTTTGACCCGGCCAGCGAGCTTGGCTGGACAGTGGACGAGGAAGACTTCGGTCAGACCCTCGCCGTCTGGGGCGCAGGGCAGGGGCCGTATCTCGTGCTGCCGCTGTTCGGTCCGAGTACCGTGCGTGATGCCGCGGGCATGCCGGTGGATTATTTCGCTGATCCCGTCAATTACGTCGAAGACGACAAGGTGCGTTACGGCTTGAAAGCGCTGGATCTGGTCGATACCCGTGCCGGTCTGCTCGAGCAGGAGAAGCTGATCCAGGGCGATCGCTACAGCTTCATTCGTGATGCCTACCTGCAGCGCCGCAACTTCGAGATCAACGATGGCAAGCTGGGCGATGATCCCTTCGCCAGCGACAGCTTCGATGACGCCGATCTCGACGGTGCCTTCGCACCGGAAGACGACAGCCAGTAA
- a CDS encoding STAS domain-containing protein, protein MDEGRIQAVFEDGLFVLKLSGDVRLTLCATLDQQVQRVAAVEGLESVIIDLREATNVDSTALGFLAKLALAVRDRLVMPAQVVAAHPDVLTMLKVMGFDEVASVVDAGSLPEADQADLDGASCSNAPALNESQDDADASPQQEQELRGRILEAHRLLMCLNGHNRLEFQPLIELLESEEHRQPH, encoded by the coding sequence ATGGATGAAGGACGTATCCAGGCCGTGTTCGAAGACGGCCTGTTCGTGCTCAAGCTATCCGGTGATGTACGCCTGACGCTGTGTGCCACGCTGGATCAGCAGGTACAGCGCGTGGCTGCGGTTGAGGGACTGGAAAGCGTGATCATCGATCTGCGCGAAGCGACCAATGTCGATTCCACCGCACTGGGCTTTCTGGCCAAGCTGGCGCTGGCGGTCCGCGACCGGCTGGTGATGCCGGCGCAGGTGGTGGCTGCCCATCCCGACGTGCTGACCATGCTCAAGGTGATGGGGTTCGACGAGGTGGCCAGTGTCGTGGATGCCGGCAGCCTGCCGGAGGCGGACCAGGCCGATCTGGACGGAGCCTCCTGCAGCAACGCGCCAGCGCTGAACGAGTCTCAGGATGACGCCGATGCCTCGCCCCAGCAGGAACAGGAGCTGCGCGGGCGCATTCTCGAGGCTCACCGGCTGTTGATGTGCCTGAATGGTCACAATCGCCTGGAGTTCCAGCCGCTGATCGAGCTGCTGGAAAGCGAGGAGCATCGCCAGCCGCACTGA
- a CDS encoding PP2C family protein-serine/threonine phosphatase — protein sequence MADEQGKRLLIGLIDLPGSRRDALANLLTDERCAVAACDGIAALPSRVAVVVAHVEAVSSHEWARLAERLPTVVVAESRGDECLLPAVEAGLVDYLISPREHGSVLRSLLKRAAEHHQLAHEHAKARARLEELNEHLETHLALLRQDQQAGGQIQQRLLPQSGQHINGVSYEYCLSPSLYLSGDFLEYQAIDERFSLFYFADVSGHGASSAFVTVLLKLLFARAIRHWEEHTPETFGPEWLALLNRELIDSGIGKHATVMCGVMDRDTRTLHYTLGAQLPMPVLVTPDGELRELEGSGRPVGLFPDTRYPAYRVALPERFRLWLASDGVLECLPGEALEDRTRALHQRILSSEDVQGLRRGLALDGELPDDLTLMTLTGFHDG from the coding sequence ATGGCGGATGAGCAAGGCAAGCGTCTGTTGATCGGTCTGATTGATCTTCCCGGCTCGCGGCGTGATGCGCTGGCGAACCTGTTGACGGATGAACGCTGTGCGGTGGCGGCCTGTGATGGCATCGCGGCACTGCCCAGCAGGGTGGCGGTGGTGGTCGCGCATGTCGAGGCCGTTTCCAGTCATGAGTGGGCGCGTCTGGCCGAGCGTCTGCCGACGGTGGTAGTGGCCGAGAGCCGTGGCGATGAGTGCCTGTTGCCAGCGGTGGAGGCTGGGCTGGTCGATTACCTCATCTCGCCGCGCGAGCATGGCTCGGTGTTGCGCAGTCTGCTCAAGCGGGCGGCGGAGCATCACCAGCTGGCCCATGAGCACGCCAAGGCACGCGCGCGCCTCGAGGAGCTCAACGAGCACCTGGAGACGCATCTGGCGCTGCTGCGTCAGGACCAGCAGGCCGGTGGCCAGATCCAGCAGCGTCTGCTGCCCCAGAGCGGTCAGCACATCAATGGCGTCAGTTATGAGTACTGCCTGTCGCCGTCGCTGTATCTGTCGGGTGACTTCCTCGAGTATCAGGCGATCGACGAACGCTTCAGCCTGTTTTACTTTGCGGATGTCTCCGGTCATGGCGCCTCGTCGGCCTTCGTGACCGTGCTGCTCAAGCTGTTGTTCGCACGCGCGATCCGCCACTGGGAGGAACATACGCCGGAAACCTTCGGCCCCGAGTGGCTGGCACTGCTCAACCGTGAACTGATCGACAGTGGTATCGGCAAGCATGCCACGGTGATGTGTGGTGTGATGGACCGTGACACGCGCACGCTGCATTACACCCTGGGCGCCCAGCTGCCGATGCCGGTACTGGTCACGCCTGACGGCGAACTGCGTGAGCTGGAAGGCAGCGGTCGGCCGGTGGGGCTCTTCCCAGACACCCGCTATCCAGCGTATCGTGTGGCGCTTCCTGAGCGCTTCCGCCTGTGGCTGGCCAGTGATGGTGTACTGGAATGCCTGCCGGGCGAGGCGCTGGAGGACAGGACTCGAGCACTGCATCAACGGATTCTGAGCAGTGAGGATGTGCAAGGATTGCGTCGTGGACTGGCGCTGGATGGCGAGCTGCCGGATGACCTTACCTTGATGACGCTGACAGGATTCCATGATGGATGA
- a CDS encoding beta-ketoacyl-ACP synthase III, with translation MSASGNHRVLITGSGLYTPPNAISNEALVASFNAWVAADNAANADAIARGEREARTESSAEFIVKASGIHSRYVLDAEGILDPERMRPRLPARANDQPSVQCEMGVAAAREALVAAGVNAADLDLVIVACSNLERPYPAVAVELQAALEAGGYAFDMNVACSSATFGIETAANAIRSGSARRVLMVNPEICSAHLNFRDRDSHFIFGDACTAVVLEAADVATRTDGFEVLGTRLVTRFSNAIRNNFGFLNRTAVLEDDVASAMTLDSASHREQSDDKLFIQEGRRVFREVCPMVAELITTHLGEIEADGGDLDRMWLHQANRHMNDMIARRVLGRDPSSEEAPIILDRYANTSSAGSVIAFHLHHADLAPGSLGVLCSFGAGYSAGSVLLKRCG, from the coding sequence ATGAGTGCCAGCGGCAATCATCGCGTACTGATCACCGGTAGCGGGCTCTACACGCCGCCCAATGCCATCAGCAACGAGGCATTGGTGGCATCCTTCAATGCCTGGGTGGCAGCGGACAATGCCGCCAATGCCGACGCCATCGCGCGTGGTGAGCGTGAGGCGCGCACCGAGTCCAGCGCCGAATTCATCGTCAAGGCCTCGGGTATCCACAGCCGCTACGTGCTGGATGCCGAGGGCATTCTCGACCCGGAGCGCATGCGCCCACGCCTGCCGGCGCGCGCCAATGACCAGCCCTCGGTGCAGTGCGAGATGGGCGTGGCGGCCGCGCGTGAAGCGCTGGTGGCGGCGGGCGTCAACGCCGCGGACCTGGATCTGGTCATCGTGGCCTGTTCCAACCTCGAGCGCCCCTATCCGGCGGTGGCGGTGGAACTGCAGGCCGCGCTCGAGGCCGGTGGCTATGCCTTCGACATGAACGTGGCGTGCAGCTCCGCCACCTTCGGCATCGAGACCGCCGCCAACGCGATTCGCAGCGGCAGTGCCAGACGTGTGCTGATGGTCAATCCGGAGATCTGCAGTGCGCATCTCAACTTCCGCGACCGTGACAGCCACTTCATCTTCGGGGATGCTTGCACGGCCGTGGTGCTGGAAGCGGCGGATGTTGCCACGCGCACCGATGGCTTCGAAGTGCTCGGCACGCGACTGGTGACGCGTTTCTCCAACGCGATACGCAACAATTTCGGCTTCCTCAATCGCACGGCAGTGCTTGAGGACGATGTGGCATCCGCGATGACACTCGACAGTGCAAGCCATCGTGAACAGTCCGATGACAAGCTGTTCATCCAGGAAGGTCGGCGCGTCTTCCGCGAGGTCTGCCCGATGGTGGCCGAGCTGATCACCACCCATCTGGGCGAGATCGAGGCAGATGGCGGTGATCTTGATCGCATGTGGCTGCATCAGGCCAACCGCCACATGAACGACATGATCGCGCGGCGTGTGCTGGGACGTGACCCGTCGAGCGAGGAAGCGCCGATCATTCTCGATCGCTACGCCAATACCAGCTCCGCGGGCTCGGTGATCGCCTTCCATCTCCATCACGCTGACCTGGCGCCGGGGAGCCTGGGGGTATTGTGTTCTTTCGGGGCAGGCTACAGTGCCGGCAGCGTGCTGCTGAAACGCTGCGGTTGA
- the tal gene encoding transaldolase, with translation MAQDKLSQLKEMTTVVADTGDLEAIRRFAPTDATTNPSLILQAAQDPSRRERLTEVARKATDIDDAVDAVAVDIGTEIAGLVPGYVSTEVSARLSFDADETIRRAHRIIERYAANGVGQERILIKTASTWEGIRAAEKLEREGIRTNLTLLFSFAQAQACADAGVTLISPFVGRILDWHKANQPDADFSGDNDPGVKSVKAIYEHYKGHGYKTIVMGASFRNTGEIEALAGCDRLTISPALLGELAESTGPLERRLLAADAEQNVPEVLTESNFRWDMNEDAMATEKMGEGIRKFMADQRKLETLLAELRSH, from the coding sequence ATGGCACAGGACAAGCTCTCCCAACTCAAGGAAATGACCACCGTCGTCGCCGACACCGGTGACCTCGAGGCCATTCGTCGCTTCGCGCCCACTGATGCTACCACCAACCCGTCACTGATCCTGCAGGCCGCTCAGGACCCGTCACGTCGCGAGCGCCTGACCGAAGTCGCGCGCAAGGCCACCGACATCGATGATGCCGTTGACGCCGTGGCCGTGGACATCGGGACCGAGATCGCCGGCCTGGTGCCAGGCTATGTCTCCACCGAGGTCAGCGCCCGTCTGTCCTTCGATGCCGACGAGACCATCCGTCGCGCGCATCGCATCATCGAGCGCTACGCCGCCAATGGCGTCGGTCAGGAACGCATCCTGATCAAGACTGCCTCCACCTGGGAAGGCATTCGCGCCGCCGAGAAGCTCGAGCGCGAGGGCATCCGCACCAACCTGACGCTGCTGTTCAGCTTCGCCCAGGCCCAGGCCTGTGCCGATGCTGGCGTGACCCTGATCTCGCCCTTCGTCGGTCGTATCCTCGACTGGCACAAGGCCAATCAGCCGGACGCCGACTTCAGCGGCGACAACGACCCGGGCGTGAAGTCCGTCAAGGCCATCTACGAGCACTACAAGGGTCACGGCTACAAGACCATCGTGATGGGCGCCAGCTTCCGCAACACCGGCGAGATCGAAGCGCTGGCCGGCTGTGACCGCCTGACCATCTCGCCGGCACTGCTGGGTGAGCTGGCCGAGAGCACAGGCCCGCTTGAACGTCGCCTGCTGGCCGCCGATGCCGAGCAGAACGTGCCGGAAGTGCTGACCGAGTCCAACTTCCGCTGGGACATGAACGAAGACGCCATGGCCACCGAGAAGATGGGCGAAGGTATCCGCAAGTTCATGGCCGATCAGCGCAAGCTCGAGACTCTGCTGGCCGAACTGCGCAGCCACTGA
- the hrpA gene encoding ATP-dependent RNA helicase HrpA has product MSDTATAPSEHARLEALAARLERALSRDQRELGKRLAGLRRRLKEGKPVDRAINDIESRLEASIAQRTARETALARWQTPAALNYPPELPVVERREDILAALAEHQIVVVAGETGSGKTTQLPKLCLEMGLGRNGLIGHTQPRRLAARSVAARLAEELETTLGDTVGYQVRFNDTTGPSTLIKLMTDGILLAETQHDPDLSRYEAIIIDEAHERSLNIDFLLGYLKRLTARRPDLKIIITSATIDVERFSQHFAAQDGTPAPIVSVSGRNFPVETQYLPLVRDAEDEEDLSLQEGILRAVEELSLIEREKGWMQGPRDVLIFLPGEREIRATADTLRRAQLRDTEVLPLYARLSNEEQNRVFQPHRGRRIVLATNVAETSLTVPGIRYVIDPGLVRISRYSYRSKIQRLPVEPISQASANQRKGRCGRIAEGLCIRLYSEEDFLARPEYTEPEIQRTNLASVILSMLSLKLGDIEKFPFVDAPDSRFVTDGFRLLRELGAVDEHNRLSRDGRTLARLPIDPRLARMVLEGASRGCLREVLIIVSALSIQDPRERPADKRQQADQIHHEWDDDNSDFVSWLNLWEGFELARDALGANPLRRWCKARFLNYLRLREWHDTFRQLKQLTRDLGLEMTSAQHERDAEAQAEVTARVLASPGQGRRPSVAIDHESLHRALLTGLLSNLGLKQENREYLGARNRRFFVHPGSGVAKKSPKWVMAAEMVETTKLYARQVAAIKPEWVEPLAEHLVKRSYSEPHWEMKRAQVVASEQVTLFGLPIVTARKVHYGPLAPEESRELFIRRALVEGEFQTRAPFFAHNRGLMDEVGELEDRARKRDILVDEETLFAFYAERIPEGIYNGRSFDKWRKEAERDKPDVLHLNLDDLMARDAEEVTVARYPEQLHHNGVAYPLSYHFAPGAVDDGVTMTVPAAMLSQLPRYRIEWLVPGLLRDKAIALMKSLPKQYRKQVVPIPNWVDAALEALTPDDVPLTDALAEFMRVKTGLRLPQDAWAPETLEPHLKMNLRIVDQDGKVLGEGRDLEALEARFKDSAAAAARAMASRSREADSEVLEDLPETPIATSHSTTQAGIRVEAYPALVVKAATPADNGMSAKQRKLARKTGKNSAPSSHAPASATAQVEQNLSVELFDHPAKAAAAHRDGITRLAMARLPDQVRYLDRDLKALERCALLFAKVGTRRQLADDFIYSVFEQVMAVEPLPRSRSELQARLDDKRAELVPHAESLLKPLETALKQHLELSKRLKGKIDFSMALVVADLKAQQARLITPGFIQASGEWLHQLPRYVEAMLIRLDKAPRERMRDQRDMEEVKGFESRLDARLSKAREQGLPDAELEEFGWWLQELRVSLFAQQLGTLETVSAKRLEKRWQELMARR; this is encoded by the coding sequence TTGAGCGACACCGCTACCGCACCGTCCGAACATGCGCGTCTTGAAGCCCTCGCGGCTCGCCTTGAACGCGCCCTGAGCCGTGATCAGCGCGAGCTGGGCAAGCGCCTGGCTGGCCTGCGGCGGCGTCTCAAGGAAGGCAAGCCGGTCGATCGTGCCATCAACGACATCGAGAGCCGCCTGGAGGCGAGCATCGCCCAGCGCACTGCGCGCGAGACGGCGCTGGCGCGCTGGCAGACTCCCGCCGCGCTCAACTATCCGCCGGAGCTGCCGGTGGTGGAACGTCGCGAGGACATCCTTGCCGCGCTTGCCGAGCATCAGATCGTGGTGGTGGCCGGCGAAACCGGTTCGGGCAAGACCACCCAGCTGCCCAAGCTGTGTCTGGAGATGGGGCTGGGGCGCAACGGCCTGATCGGCCACACCCAGCCACGTCGTCTGGCGGCACGTTCGGTGGCGGCACGTCTGGCCGAGGAGCTCGAGACGACACTCGGCGACACGGTCGGCTATCAGGTGCGCTTCAACGACACTACCGGCCCGTCGACGCTGATCAAGCTGATGACCGACGGTATCCTCCTGGCGGAAACCCAGCATGACCCGGACCTGAGCCGCTACGAGGCAATCATCATCGATGAGGCCCACGAGCGCAGTCTGAACATCGACTTCCTGCTCGGTTATCTCAAGCGTCTCACCGCGCGCCGTCCGGACCTCAAGATCATCATCACCTCGGCGACCATCGACGTGGAGCGCTTCAGCCAGCACTTCGCGGCCCAGGATGGCACGCCGGCGCCCATCGTCTCGGTCAGCGGGCGCAACTTCCCGGTCGAGACCCAGTACCTGCCGCTGGTGCGCGATGCCGAGGATGAGGAAGACCTCAGCCTGCAGGAAGGCATCCTGCGCGCGGTGGAAGAGCTGTCGCTGATCGAGCGTGAGAAGGGCTGGATGCAGGGCCCGCGTGACGTGTTGATCTTCCTGCCCGGCGAGCGCGAGATCCGCGCCACCGCGGACACCCTGCGTCGCGCCCAGCTGCGTGATACCGAGGTGCTGCCGCTGTACGCGCGGCTCTCGAACGAAGAGCAGAACCGCGTCTTCCAGCCGCATCGTGGCCGTCGCATCGTGCTGGCCACCAATGTCGCCGAGACCTCGCTGACCGTGCCGGGCATCCGCTACGTGATCGACCCGGGGCTGGTGCGCATCAGTCGTTACAGCTATCGCTCCAAGATCCAGCGACTGCCGGTGGAACCGATCAGTCAGGCCAGCGCCAACCAGCGCAAGGGCCGCTGCGGGCGTATCGCCGAAGGCCTGTGCATCCGCCTCTACAGCGAGGAGGACTTCCTCGCGCGCCCGGAATACACCGAGCCGGAAATTCAGCGTACCAACCTGGCCTCGGTGATCCTGTCGATGCTGTCGCTCAAGCTGGGCGACATCGAGAAGTTTCCCTTCGTCGATGCGCCGGATTCGCGCTTCGTCACCGATGGCTTCCGCCTGCTGCGCGAACTGGGTGCGGTGGATGAACACAACCGTCTGAGCCGTGATGGCCGCACCCTGGCGCGTCTGCCCATCGACCCGCGTCTAGCGCGCATGGTGCTGGAAGGCGCCTCGCGCGGCTGCCTGCGTGAAGTGCTGATCATCGTCAGCGCGCTGTCGATCCAGGACCCGCGCGAGCGTCCCGCCGACAAGCGCCAGCAGGCCGATCAGATCCACCACGAGTGGGATGACGACAATTCCGACTTCGTCAGCTGGCTGAATCTGTGGGAAGGCTTCGAACTGGCGCGGGATGCGCTGGGCGCCAACCCGCTGCGCCGCTGGTGCAAGGCGCGCTTCCTCAACTATCTGCGCCTGCGCGAGTGGCATGACACCTTCCGCCAGCTCAAGCAGCTGACGCGCGACCTGGGGCTGGAGATGACCAGCGCCCAGCACGAGCGCGACGCCGAGGCGCAGGCCGAGGTCACCGCGCGGGTACTGGCCTCACCGGGACAGGGCCGCCGCCCGTCGGTGGCCATCGATCACGAGTCACTGCATCGCGCGCTGCTGACCGGGCTGCTCTCCAATCTCGGCCTCAAGCAGGAAAATCGCGAGTATCTCGGCGCGCGCAACCGACGCTTCTTCGTTCACCCGGGCTCCGGTGTGGCCAAGAAGTCGCCCAAGTGGGTGATGGCGGCCGAGATGGTCGAGACCACCAAGCTCTACGCGCGTCAGGTCGCGGCGATCAAGCCTGAGTGGGTCGAGCCGCTGGCCGAGCATCTGGTCAAGCGCAGCTACAGCGAGCCGCACTGGGAGATGAAGCGTGCCCAGGTGGTCGCCAGTGAGCAGGTGACCCTGTTCGGGCTGCCCATCGTCACCGCGCGCAAGGTGCATTACGGCCCGCTGGCGCCGGAAGAGTCCCGCGAGCTGTTCATTCGCCGCGCGCTGGTCGAGGGCGAATTCCAGACCCGTGCGCCGTTCTTCGCCCACAATCGCGGCCTGATGGATGAGGTCGGTGAGCTTGAGGACCGCGCGCGCAAGCGAGACATCCTCGTCGACGAAGAGACGCTGTTCGCCTTCTATGCCGAGCGCATTCCGGAAGGCATCTACAACGGTCGCAGCTTCGACAAGTGGCGCAAGGAAGCCGAGCGCGACAAGCCCGATGTCCTGCATCTGAATCTCGACGACCTGATGGCGCGCGATGCCGAGGAAGTCACCGTCGCGCGCTACCCCGAACAGCTGCACCACAATGGCGTCGCCTACCCGCTGAGCTATCACTTCGCGCCCGGTGCGGTGGATGACGGCGTGACGATGACCGTGCCGGCGGCGATGCTCTCGCAGCTGCCGCGCTATCGCATCGAATGGCTGGTGCCGGGGCTTCTGCGTGACAAGGCCATCGCGCTGATGAAGTCGCTGCCCAAACAGTACCGCAAGCAGGTGGTACCGATTCCCAACTGGGTCGATGCCGCACTCGAGGCGCTGACCCCGGACGACGTGCCGCTGACCGATGCGCTGGCCGAGTTCATGCGCGTCAAGACTGGCCTGCGTCTGCCGCAGGATGCCTGGGCGCCCGAAACGCTGGAACCGCACCTGAAGATGAACCTGCGCATCGTCGATCAGGACGGCAAGGTGCTGGGCGAAGGGCGTGATCTCGAGGCGTTGGAAGCACGCTTCAAGGACTCGGCCGCGGCCGCCGCGCGGGCGATGGCCAGTCGCAGCCGTGAAGCCGACAGCGAAGTGCTGGAAGATCTGCCCGAGACGCCGATCGCCACCTCGCATAGCACCACCCAGGCGGGCATCCGCGTCGAGGCCTACCCGGCGCTGGTGGTGAAGGCGGCGACGCCTGCCGACAACGGCATGAGTGCCAAGCAGCGCAAGCTGGCGCGCAAGACCGGCAAGAACAGCGCGCCGTCCAGCCATGCGCCTGCCAGCGCGACGGCTCAGGTCGAGCAGAATCTGAGCGTGGAGCTGTTCGATCATCCGGCCAAGGCCGCCGCCGCGCACCGTGATGGCATCACGCGCCTGGCGATGGCACGCCTGCCGGACCAGGTGCGCTATCTGGACCGTGATCTCAAGGCGCTGGAGCGCTGTGCGCTGCTGTTCGCCAAGGTCGGCACGCGTCGCCAGCTGGCGGATGACTTCATCTACAGCGTCTTCGAGCAGGTGATGGCCGTCGAGCCGCTGCCGCGTTCGCGCAGCGAACTGCAGGCGCGTCTCGATGACAAGCGGGCCGAGCTGGTGCCGCATGCCGAATCGCTGCTCAAGCCGCTGGAAACCGCACTCAAGCAGCATCTGGAGCTTTCCAAGCGCCTCAAGGGCAAGATCGACTTCTCGATGGCGCTGGTGGTGGCTGACCTCAAGGCCCAGCAGGCGCGCCTGATCACGCCGGGCTTCATTCAGGCCTCCGGTGAATGGTTGCATCAGCTGCCGCGCTATGTGGAGGCGATGCTGATCCGTCTCGACAAGGCGCCGCGTGAGCGCATGCGCGACCAGCGTGACATGGAGGAGGTCAAGGGCTTCGAATCCCGCCTTGATGCCCGCCTGAGCAAGGCGCGTGAGCAGGGGTTGCCGGATGCGGAGCTGGAAGAGTTCGGCTGGTGGCTGCAGGAACTGCGCGTCTCGCTGTTTGCCCAGCAGCTCGGCACGCTGGAGACCGTCTCCGCCAAGCGCCTCGAGAAGCGCTGGCAGGAGCTGATGGCGCGTCGCTGA